One Deinococcus misasensis DSM 22328 DNA segment encodes these proteins:
- a CDS encoding RNA polymerase sigma factor, translating into MNDPTSTEHHTQLLIRIQRGDQDALRELFEDLGPTVKAVSFRMLGSIEDAEEVMQDAFVVLYNKASTYTPERASVKTYLCGIAHKMCLERLRSRSSRPQKVEEWDIHDPETETLSAEVQQQDDKIVVEKALSTLEPTEKKLLELAFYDGYSHSELVEHTGMALGTLKSKLRRALLKLKTTLEGL; encoded by the coding sequence ACACTCAGCTTCTGATCCGCATTCAACGCGGTGATCAGGACGCCCTGAGGGAACTTTTCGAGGACCTCGGGCCCACCGTCAAAGCCGTCTCTTTTCGGATGCTGGGCAGCATCGAGGATGCCGAGGAGGTCATGCAAGACGCATTTGTGGTCCTTTACAACAAGGCCAGCACCTACACCCCCGAGCGGGCATCGGTGAAGACCTACCTGTGTGGGATTGCGCACAAGATGTGTCTGGAACGCCTCAGGAGCCGTTCTTCCCGTCCACAGAAAGTGGAAGAATGGGACATCCACGACCCAGAAACCGAAACCCTTTCTGCGGAGGTACAGCAGCAAGATGATAAAATCGTGGTCGAGAAAGCCTTGAGCACGCTGGAGCCAACCGAGAAAAAACTTCTGGAACTGGCTTTTTACGATGGGTACTCGCATTCTGAACTGGTGGAGCACACCGGAATGGCACTCGGGACCCTCAAAAGCAAGCTCAGGCGGGCATTGTTGAAACTCAAAACCACCCTGGAGGGCTTATGA
- a CDS encoding anti-sigma factor domain-containing protein, translating into MNHTREHLADYVLGLLSPQEMEEVERHLENHPEARRTVKELQEALFSMTDDLEPLAVNPDSWQKIQARLDPPQVPAEPAPSTTLPPVQHTSSGQSFRWPSFLTWAAVVAVVTFGGWYGLGVYQNNQQTRLIESWVEDAREVKPLLQEQTQVASVAFRDQNRALVIMNAEAANQKSYQVWGIKAGQPVSLGVIASRTFEVSTEGYEAIAVSLEPYGGSETPTQVLGAVPVG; encoded by the coding sequence ATGAACCACACCCGAGAACACCTGGCAGATTACGTGCTCGGGTTGCTCTCTCCACAAGAGATGGAGGAGGTGGAACGTCATCTGGAAAACCATCCTGAAGCCAGACGCACTGTCAAAGAGCTGCAAGAGGCCCTGTTCAGCATGACCGATGACCTTGAGCCTCTTGCGGTGAATCCAGACAGCTGGCAAAAAATTCAGGCCAGACTGGACCCCCCTCAGGTCCCAGCTGAACCTGCACCCTCAACAACCCTTCCACCTGTGCAGCACACTTCCTCTGGTCAAAGCTTCAGGTGGCCTTCATTCCTGACATGGGCTGCGGTGGTGGCCGTGGTGACGTTTGGCGGATGGTATGGCCTGGGCGTTTATCAGAACAACCAGCAAACCCGTTTGATTGAAAGTTGGGTGGAGGATGCCCGAGAGGTCAAACCTTTGCTGCAGGAACAAACGCAGGTGGCATCCGTGGCGTTCAGGGACCAGAACCGTGCACTGGTGATCATGAACGCCGAGGCAGCAAACCAGAAAAGTTATCAGGTCTGGGGCATCAAGGCCGGTCAACCGGTGTCTCTGGGTGTGATTGCCTCACGCACTTTTGAGGTGAGCACCGAAGGCTATGAAGCCATTGCAGTCAGCCTTG